The Dendropsophus ebraccatus isolate aDenEbr1 chromosome 10, aDenEbr1.pat, whole genome shotgun sequence genome has a segment encoding these proteins:
- the HDAC8 gene encoding histone deacetylase 8 isoform X3, with product MEEMAAFHTDAYLQHLRKVSEEGDNDDPETVEYGLGYDCPITEGIYDYAAAVGGATLTAAEHLMEGKARIAINWPGGWHHAKKDEASGFCYLNDAVLGILKLRQKYDRVLYIDLDLHHGDGVEDAFSFTSKVMTVSLHKFSPGFFPGTGDVSDIGLGKGRYYSVNVPLQDGITDDKYYQVCEGVLKEIFTTFNPEAVVLQLGADTIAGDPMCSFNMTPEGIGKCLKYILQWQLPTLILGGGGYHLPNTARCWTYLTAVILGRTLSSEIPDHEFFTEYGPDYVLEITPSCRPDRNDAQRVQEILASIKDNLKRMV from the exons ATGGAAGAGATGGCAGCTTTCCATACTGATGCCTACTTACAGCACCTCCGTAAGGTGAGCGAAGAGGGAGACAATGATGACCCTGAAACTGTGGAGTATGGACTAG GCTATGACTGTCCCATCACTGAAGGGATCTATGACTATGCTGCCGCTGTAGGAGGCGCCACACTCACTGCAGCTGAACACCTAATGGAAGGCAAAGCCCGCATTGCCATTAACTGGCCAGGTGGTTGGCATCATGCTAAGAA AGATGAAGCCTCTGGATTTTGTTACCTGAATGATGCCGTTTTAGGCATTTTGAAACTGCGGCAAAAATATGACAGGGTGCTGTATATCGATCTGGATCTGCATCATGGAGATG GAGTCGAAGATGCTTTTAGTTTTACATCTAAGGTTATGACTGTTTCTTTACATAAGTTTTCTCCTGGCTTCTTTCCAG GGACAGGGGATGTCAGTGACATTGGCCTAGGAAAGGGACGCTACTATAGTGTAAATGTCCCCTTACAGGACGGAATCACAGATGACAAATATTATCAAGTCTGTGAAGG AGTCCTGAAGGAAATATTTACAACATTTAACCCAGAAGCTGTTGTCCTGCAGTTAGGGGCCGATACCATTGCTGGAGACCCCATGTGTTCATTTAACATGACACCGGAGGGCATTGGGAAGTGCTTGAAGTACATCTTACAGTGGCAGCTGCCCACTCTCATCCTAGGAGGAG gggGATACCATCTTCCTAATACCGCTCGCTGCTGGACGTACTTGACTGCTGTAATCCTAGGCCGGACCTTATCTTCTGAAATCCCAGACCATGAG TTCTTCACAGAGTATGGGCCAGATTACGTACTGGAGATCACACCAAGCTGTCGGCCTGACCGAAATGATGCTCAAAGAGTGCAAGAGATTTTGGCATCGATCAAAG ATAACCTGAAGCGTATGGTTTGA
- the HDAC8 gene encoding histone deacetylase 8 isoform X2 — MWSCATLCSAKCRAGVVKPKVATMEEMAAFHTDAYLQHLRKVSEEGDNDDPETVEYGLGYDCPITEGIYDYAAAVGGATLTAAEHLMEGKARIAINWPGGWHHAKKDEASGFCYLNDAVLGILKLRQKYDRVLYIDLDLHHGDGVEDAFSFTSKVMTVSLHKFSPGFFPGTGDVSDIGLGKGRYYSVNVPLQDGITDDKYYQVCEGVLKEIFTTFNPEAVVLQLGADTIAGDPMCSFNMTPEGIGKCLKYILQWQLPTLILGGGGYHLPNTARCWTYLTAVILGRTLSSEIPDHEFFTEYGPDYVLEITPSCRPDRNDAQRVQEILASIKDNLKRMV; from the exons ATGTGGAGCTGTGCGACATTATGCTCAGCAAAGTGCCGCGCCGG GGTGGTCAAGCCTAAAGTTGCTACCATGGAAGAGATGGCAGCTTTCCATACTGATGCCTACTTACAGCACCTCCGTAAGGTGAGCGAAGAGGGAGACAATGATGACCCTGAAACTGTGGAGTATGGACTAG GCTATGACTGTCCCATCACTGAAGGGATCTATGACTATGCTGCCGCTGTAGGAGGCGCCACACTCACTGCAGCTGAACACCTAATGGAAGGCAAAGCCCGCATTGCCATTAACTGGCCAGGTGGTTGGCATCATGCTAAGAA AGATGAAGCCTCTGGATTTTGTTACCTGAATGATGCCGTTTTAGGCATTTTGAAACTGCGGCAAAAATATGACAGGGTGCTGTATATCGATCTGGATCTGCATCATGGAGATG GAGTCGAAGATGCTTTTAGTTTTACATCTAAGGTTATGACTGTTTCTTTACATAAGTTTTCTCCTGGCTTCTTTCCAG GGACAGGGGATGTCAGTGACATTGGCCTAGGAAAGGGACGCTACTATAGTGTAAATGTCCCCTTACAGGACGGAATCACAGATGACAAATATTATCAAGTCTGTGAAGG AGTCCTGAAGGAAATATTTACAACATTTAACCCAGAAGCTGTTGTCCTGCAGTTAGGGGCCGATACCATTGCTGGAGACCCCATGTGTTCATTTAACATGACACCGGAGGGCATTGGGAAGTGCTTGAAGTACATCTTACAGTGGCAGCTGCCCACTCTCATCCTAGGAGGAG gggGATACCATCTTCCTAATACCGCTCGCTGCTGGACGTACTTGACTGCTGTAATCCTAGGCCGGACCTTATCTTCTGAAATCCCAGACCATGAG TTCTTCACAGAGTATGGGCCAGATTACGTACTGGAGATCACACCAAGCTGTCGGCCTGACCGAAATGATGCTCAAAGAGTGCAAGAGATTTTGGCATCGATCAAAG ATAACCTGAAGCGTATGGTTTGA
- the HDAC8 gene encoding histone deacetylase 8 isoform X1 produces the protein MEEALRPVYIYSPEYVELCDIMLSKVPRRASMVHSLIEAYGLLREMRVVKPKVATMEEMAAFHTDAYLQHLRKVSEEGDNDDPETVEYGLGYDCPITEGIYDYAAAVGGATLTAAEHLMEGKARIAINWPGGWHHAKKDEASGFCYLNDAVLGILKLRQKYDRVLYIDLDLHHGDGVEDAFSFTSKVMTVSLHKFSPGFFPGTGDVSDIGLGKGRYYSVNVPLQDGITDDKYYQVCEGVLKEIFTTFNPEAVVLQLGADTIAGDPMCSFNMTPEGIGKCLKYILQWQLPTLILGGGGYHLPNTARCWTYLTAVILGRTLSSEIPDHEFFTEYGPDYVLEITPSCRPDRNDAQRVQEILASIKDNLKRMV, from the exons ATGGAGGAGGCGCTGCGCCCGGTCTACATCTACAGCCCCGAATATGTGGAGCTGTGCGACATTATGCTCAGCAAAGTGCCGCGCCGG GCCAGCATGGTGCACTCCTTGATAGAAGCTTATGGACTGCTCAGGGAAATGAG GGTGGTCAAGCCTAAAGTTGCTACCATGGAAGAGATGGCAGCTTTCCATACTGATGCCTACTTACAGCACCTCCGTAAGGTGAGCGAAGAGGGAGACAATGATGACCCTGAAACTGTGGAGTATGGACTAG GCTATGACTGTCCCATCACTGAAGGGATCTATGACTATGCTGCCGCTGTAGGAGGCGCCACACTCACTGCAGCTGAACACCTAATGGAAGGCAAAGCCCGCATTGCCATTAACTGGCCAGGTGGTTGGCATCATGCTAAGAA AGATGAAGCCTCTGGATTTTGTTACCTGAATGATGCCGTTTTAGGCATTTTGAAACTGCGGCAAAAATATGACAGGGTGCTGTATATCGATCTGGATCTGCATCATGGAGATG GAGTCGAAGATGCTTTTAGTTTTACATCTAAGGTTATGACTGTTTCTTTACATAAGTTTTCTCCTGGCTTCTTTCCAG GGACAGGGGATGTCAGTGACATTGGCCTAGGAAAGGGACGCTACTATAGTGTAAATGTCCCCTTACAGGACGGAATCACAGATGACAAATATTATCAAGTCTGTGAAGG AGTCCTGAAGGAAATATTTACAACATTTAACCCAGAAGCTGTTGTCCTGCAGTTAGGGGCCGATACCATTGCTGGAGACCCCATGTGTTCATTTAACATGACACCGGAGGGCATTGGGAAGTGCTTGAAGTACATCTTACAGTGGCAGCTGCCCACTCTCATCCTAGGAGGAG gggGATACCATCTTCCTAATACCGCTCGCTGCTGGACGTACTTGACTGCTGTAATCCTAGGCCGGACCTTATCTTCTGAAATCCCAGACCATGAG TTCTTCACAGAGTATGGGCCAGATTACGTACTGGAGATCACACCAAGCTGTCGGCCTGACCGAAATGATGCTCAAAGAGTGCAAGAGATTTTGGCATCGATCAAAG ATAACCTGAAGCGTATGGTTTGA
- the HDAC8 gene encoding histone deacetylase 8 isoform X4, translating to MEEALRPVYIYSPEYVELCDIMLSKVPRRASMVHSLIEAYGLLREMRVVKPKVATMEEMAAFHTDAYLQHLRKVSEEGDNDDPETVEYGLGYDCPITEGIYDYAAAVGGATLTAAEHLMEGKARIAINWPGGWHHAKK from the exons ATGGAGGAGGCGCTGCGCCCGGTCTACATCTACAGCCCCGAATATGTGGAGCTGTGCGACATTATGCTCAGCAAAGTGCCGCGCCGG GCCAGCATGGTGCACTCCTTGATAGAAGCTTATGGACTGCTCAGGGAAATGAG GGTGGTCAAGCCTAAAGTTGCTACCATGGAAGAGATGGCAGCTTTCCATACTGATGCCTACTTACAGCACCTCCGTAAGGTGAGCGAAGAGGGAGACAATGATGACCCTGAAACTGTGGAGTATGGACTAG GCTATGACTGTCCCATCACTGAAGGGATCTATGACTATGCTGCCGCTGTAGGAGGCGCCACACTCACTGCAGCTGAACACCTAATGGAAGGCAAAGCCCGCATTGCCATTAACTGGCCAGGTGGTTGGCATCATGCTAAGAAGTAG